The Desulfobacteraceae bacterium genome has a segment encoding these proteins:
- a CDS encoding PilN domain-containing protein gives MDAIKINLATFDFRYQRIARLVLIGVAAFVLLVSVNAIRIWFQNQGRLAAHRQKIERLESSLAEQRGQQKARADRGGGGEPEKIENNIIRISRLVARDVFPFDRLLDMLEANLPDGVHLGRLEANETIGAVLLEGVAESMDRVTVFVNQLESLEEVSRIALSKLTFQDEKDGNSAPGPQQISFVIEGNLALETFLPAETYGHLASILKAPIAASVKEK, from the coding sequence TTGGACGCGATCAAAATCAACCTGGCGACCTTCGATTTTCGTTACCAGCGTATCGCCCGACTCGTGCTGATCGGGGTTGCGGCTTTCGTGCTGCTGGTTTCAGTCAATGCCATCCGGATCTGGTTTCAAAACCAGGGCCGGCTAGCGGCCCATCGACAAAAAATCGAGCGTCTCGAAAGCAGTCTGGCCGAACAACGCGGCCAGCAGAAAGCCCGGGCAGACCGAGGCGGTGGCGGAGAACCTGAAAAAATTGAAAACAACATCATCCGAATTTCGCGATTGGTGGCACGGGATGTCTTCCCCTTTGACCGCCTCCTGGATATGCTGGAAGCCAATCTGCCGGACGGGGTCCACCTGGGGCGCCTGGAGGCAAACGAGACCATCGGCGCCGTCCTGCTGGAGGGCGTTGCCGAGTCTATGGACCGGGTCACTGTTTTCGTCAACCAACTCGAGTCGCTGGAGGAAGTCAGCCGCATCGCCCTTTCCAAGCTCACCTTCCAGGATGAGAAGGACGGAAATTCAGCCCCAGGCCCGCAGCAGATTTCCTTCGTGATCGAGGGGAACCTCGCCCTTGAAACTTTTTTGCCGGCGGAAACCTATGGTCACCTGGCTTCAATTCTGAAAGCCCCGATCGCCGCGTCTGTGAAGGAAAAGTAG
- the pilO gene encoding type 4a pilus biogenesis protein PilO gives MEFERFLAAARKSRVLWGLCLLLLMLNAGFYVFFIRGQQQQIRDLQTRYSRQRAELAQFSKTFGSGELYAKRVAVLEAFQDHLPQKIAFTEKAAEIDALLQKNGLRVEKMSFAPSEAKELGLWKYATSLAVKGSYASLKAFLADLQNSPSLFAIEKLGFENDPANKGALQMTLNISTFFR, from the coding sequence ATGGAGTTTGAACGTTTTCTGGCGGCTGCCCGAAAAAGTCGGGTCCTCTGGGGGCTCTGTTTGCTTTTGCTGATGCTCAACGCCGGTTTTTACGTTTTTTTCATCCGGGGTCAGCAGCAGCAGATTCGCGACCTGCAAACCCGGTATTCCCGTCAGCGTGCTGAACTGGCACAGTTTTCCAAGACTTTCGGCAGCGGTGAGCTGTACGCCAAACGTGTGGCCGTGCTGGAAGCCTTTCAAGACCATTTGCCTCAGAAGATCGCCTTCACCGAAAAGGCCGCTGAAATTGACGCGCTATTGCAAAAAAACGGCCTGCGGGTTGAAAAAATGAGTTTCGCTCCCAGCGAGGCCAAAGAGCTGGGGCTCTGGAAATACGCCACCTCCCTGGCGGTTAAAGGGTCTTATGCCAGCTTGAAGGCCTTTCTGGCAGATCTCCAGAACTCCCCCAGTCTCTTTGCGATCGAAAAACTGGGGTTCGAAAATGACCCGGCAAATAAGGGCGCACTTCAGATGACCCTGAACATTTCAACCTTTTTTCGATGA
- a CDS encoding type II secretion system F family protein, which translates to MIADNKSALKDFLEEEGNFVLKIHGTERILAGFRWRGRRKPFRLRDFLSFNQEFAVLIKAGLPILSALDTVLERSGNSDLYDLLREVRNDVSTGESLSGAFGKFSSVVSSLYVASLQAGEKSGSISLAISRYIAYIKKMLAIRQKVITASIYPAILTTVSVFVLVFLMVFVVPTFTAAYFDSGTQLPAITVVLVAVSHALKNNIYWLILLAAGCWAGLTYAKRSTTGKRFLDRLKLRTPLLGDIFLTYYISRLARTLATVLASGMPLVDAVRIASGTMDNSFLKETIQRVVKLLEEGGGFAASLERVQVFPTMAIRMVDAGESGGALEAVLDDVADFYEMDVDAKLTVLTSAIEPALMVIMGLLIGFIVLAMYLPIFQLAGAI; encoded by the coding sequence TTGATTGCCGACAACAAAAGCGCCCTCAAAGATTTTCTGGAGGAAGAAGGCAATTTTGTTCTCAAGATTCACGGTACCGAACGGATCCTTGCGGGTTTCAGGTGGCGAGGGCGTCGCAAGCCGTTTCGTCTGAGAGATTTTCTCTCCTTCAACCAGGAATTTGCGGTCCTGATCAAGGCGGGGCTGCCCATTTTGAGCGCCCTGGACACGGTTTTGGAAAGAAGCGGCAACAGCGATCTTTATGATCTGCTCAGAGAGGTGCGAAACGATGTTTCCACAGGCGAGTCGTTATCCGGGGCCTTCGGCAAATTTTCATCCGTTGTATCCAGTCTTTACGTGGCCTCCCTGCAGGCCGGTGAAAAAAGCGGAAGCATTTCCCTGGCAATCTCGCGCTATATCGCCTACATAAAAAAAATGCTGGCCATTCGCCAGAAAGTGATAACGGCATCCATATATCCCGCGATTTTAACAACGGTGTCGGTTTTTGTCCTCGTGTTTCTGATGGTGTTTGTGGTGCCGACCTTCACCGCAGCCTATTTCGATTCCGGCACCCAGCTGCCGGCCATAACGGTTGTATTGGTGGCCGTCAGCCACGCCCTGAAAAACAATATTTATTGGCTCATCTTGCTTGCCGCGGGGTGTTGGGCGGGCTTGACCTACGCCAAAAGGAGCACGACGGGCAAACGCTTTCTGGATCGGTTGAAGCTTCGTACACCGCTTCTTGGCGACATCTTTTTGACGTACTATATCTCACGGTTGGCCAGGACGCTTGCCACGGTTCTTGCCAGCGGGATGCCCCTGGTGGATGCGGTGCGCATCGCATCCGGGACGATGGACAATTCTTTCCTGAAAGAAACGATTCAAAGGGTGGTCAAGCTGCTTGAAGAGGGGGGCGGGTTTGCGGCTTCTCTCGAGCGGGTTCAGGTTTTTCCGACGATGGCGATAAGAATGGTCGATGCCGGCGAAAGCGGTGGCGCCCTGGAAGCGGTGCTGGACGACGTTGCAGACTTCTACGAAATGGACGTCGACGCCAAGCTGACAGTGCTCACCTCGGCGATTGAACCGGCCCTCATGGTCATCATGGGGCTGTTGATCGGCTTTATCGTGCTGGCAATGTATCTGCCGATTTTCCAACTGGCCGGTGCCATTTAG
- the tadA gene encoding Flp pilus assembly complex ATPase component TadA: protein MSVKAYKKLKFGDLAIKMGFMTRKQLDYVTSKKNITKQRIGHICLQEGLVDDEIIAQITAAQFSYDYVQIDGIEDPTLLELVPLEFMTRYQFVPYRREGDTLVIAMADPMNFLKAIDALEMLLDLSVAIVVVSETRIKNLLKKIETSRSVLDSVSDDMRLSLVRESDKGEDILSLEKLSAEESPIVKLVNSTILDAINKRASDIHIETSEQGVIIRYRIDGMLHQATDPLDVQHQGTIVSRIKIMSELDISEKRIPQDGRFKLKVQDRYIDFRVSILPTIFGEDVVIRILDRESLAADVGEFKLESLGLPAREMHRIRRMIQAPYGMFLMTGPTGSGKTTTLYMAISAVNSTEAKIITIEDPVEYQLKGIVQIPVNEKKGLTFARGLRSILRHDPDKILVGEIRDSETAQIALQSALTGHLVFTTVHANSAFEVINRFIHMGIKPYNLMAALNCIVAQRLMRTLCVCREPVTYSQAQLAEWGLAPARYREHVFYEAKGCDLCKGTGYKGRKAIIELIEMDDVIRELFIQKAPLAELKKTAAAAGTVFLRNAALAEVIGGQTTFKEANRVTFIEPEGCMIETQ, encoded by the coding sequence ATGTCCGTTAAAGCCTACAAAAAATTAAAATTCGGCGATCTCGCGATCAAGATGGGGTTCATGACCCGGAAGCAGCTGGATTATGTGACCTCCAAAAAGAATATCACCAAGCAGCGCATCGGCCATATCTGCCTGCAGGAAGGACTGGTCGACGACGAGATCATCGCCCAGATTACAGCCGCCCAATTCTCCTACGATTATGTCCAGATCGACGGCATCGAAGACCCCACCCTGCTGGAATTGGTGCCGCTGGAGTTCATGACGCGCTATCAGTTCGTGCCCTACCGGCGCGAGGGGGACACCCTGGTGATCGCCATGGCGGACCCGATGAATTTCCTGAAGGCCATCGATGCCTTGGAAATGCTGCTGGATTTAAGCGTCGCCATCGTCGTCGTCAGCGAAACCCGAATCAAAAACCTCCTCAAAAAAATAGAAACCTCCCGCAGTGTGCTGGATTCGGTTTCCGATGACATGCGCCTTTCGCTGGTTCGTGAATCCGACAAGGGCGAGGATATTCTCAGCCTGGAGAAGCTCTCGGCGGAAGAAAGCCCAATCGTCAAACTGGTGAATTCCACCATTCTGGATGCAATCAACAAACGGGCCAGCGATATCCACATCGAAACCTCCGAGCAGGGTGTTATCATCCGCTACCGTATCGACGGAATGCTTCACCAGGCGACCGATCCGCTGGATGTTCAGCATCAGGGCACCATCGTTTCGCGCATCAAGATCATGTCCGAGCTGGACATATCCGAAAAACGCATCCCCCAGGACGGTCGCTTCAAACTCAAGGTCCAGGACCGTTACATCGACTTTCGGGTTTCCATCCTGCCGACCATTTTTGGAGAGGATGTGGTGATCCGCATCCTTGACCGGGAATCGCTCGCCGCCGATGTTGGCGAATTCAAGCTCGAAAGCCTGGGGCTGCCCGCGCGCGAGATGCACCGCATTCGGCGGATGATCCAGGCGCCTTACGGGATGTTCCTGATGACCGGTCCCACCGGCAGCGGCAAAACCACGACGCTTTACATGGCGATTTCAGCGGTCAACAGCACCGAGGCCAAAATCATCACCATCGAAGATCCCGTTGAATACCAGCTGAAGGGCATCGTTCAGATTCCCGTCAACGAAAAAAAAGGGTTGACCTTCGCCCGGGGGCTGCGTTCCATTTTGCGGCACGACCCGGACAAGATTCTCGTCGGCGAAATCCGGGATTCCGAAACCGCCCAGATCGCACTGCAGTCGGCCCTGACCGGGCACCTGGTTTTCACCACCGTGCATGCCAACAGCGCCTTCGAGGTGATCAACCGCTTCATCCACATGGGCATCAAGCCCTACAATTTGATGGCTGCCTTGAATTGCATCGTGGCCCAGCGGTTGATGCGAACCCTGTGCGTCTGCCGGGAGCCGGTGACCTATTCCCAGGCCCAACTGGCCGAGTGGGGGCTGGCCCCCGCGCGCTACCGGGAGCATGTGTTCTACGAGGCCAAGGGGTGCGATCTCTGCAAAGGCACCGGCTACAAGGGCCGCAAAGCCATCATCGAACTCATCGAAATGGATGACGTCATTCGCGAGCTCTTCATTCAAAAAGCGCCGCTTGCCGAGCTCAAAAAAACGGCGGCGGCAGCCGGCACCGTGTTTCTGAGAAACGCCGCCCTGGCAGAGGTTATTGGAGGGCAAACAACCTTCAAGGAAGCCAACCGGGTCACGTTCATCGAGCCCGAAGGTTGTATGATCGAAACGCAATGA